The DNA sequence CACGCGTCGGGGAGTACCTCCCTCGCCCCGCGGTCATCGTCGGACTCGGCCTCGTCGCCAGCCTCGAACCGGCCGGCGCGGAACTCGTACTGGTGCCCGACGCAATGCTCGTCGCCCGTGCAGTCGCGGCCGCCGGCGTCGGCGTCGGGTTCGCGCTGCTCGTCGCCCTGCTCTCGCCGATGCTTCGCGAGCAGGTCGACATCGACCGCTTCCGCTTCGGGAGCGCCGTCGCGCTCGGGCTCCTGCCGCTGTCGCTGCTCGGCATGCCGTACGGCAACGCGCCGCTGGCCGTGCTCGTCGTCACCGCCCTGTTCGCGTTCGACCCGAGCGGCGACGCCGTCGCCGAGGACGGCGACACCGACGACGAAATGCCGTCCGTCTCGACCACCGACGCCGACTCGTCTCCCGACGGGGCGGTGGCCGATGGAGCCGTGGCCGACGGCGGTCAGGACGCCGCCCCCGACGAGGACGACCAGCCGGCGGACGCGCCCGTCTCGACCGAGGGCCGCGCCCCCTGGCTTTAGGAACGCTTACTTTCCCGGACCCACTCCGTTGCCCATGAGCAACCGCGTCGTGCAGGGCCGCATGGTGACGGGCGACTCGCTCGCCGAGATGATCGAGGGTGAACCGGTCATGGAAGCCGAGTCCATCGAGGACGCCGACCGCGACTGCCCCGACTGCGACGGCGACGTGCTCGCCGTGGGGTATATGCCCTCGGTGACGGAGTTCGTCACCGGCTACAAGTGCCAGAACTGCGACTGGGCCGAGACGGACCGCGACTGACCGCCGCCGAACCGAAACCACTTTACGGAACTCCGGCCAACGACAGTCCGAGGGGTCGTGGCCAAGCCCGGCATGGCGACTGACTCCAGAGAGATCTGCCCGGTGACGAACTCCACTGATATGCCGAGCGGGCGACTGATCATCGCTCGCGACGACGACGCTCTGGAGTACCGAGGCGATTCGGAGATATCAGTCGATCGGGGGTTCAAATCCCTCCGACCCCATACCGCTTTTAAAGAAACAGCCTTCCCTGAGCCGCCGGTCCGGAACCATTCCGGCGGGTCGTGGACGGAAGGACCGCGCTACGGCCAGAGCCCGCGAGCTTCCTTCGCCTTCCCGATCCGAGTGAGCGCCACGACGTAGGCGGCG is a window from the Halostella salina genome containing:
- a CDS encoding DUF5795 family protein, giving the protein MSNRVVQGRMVTGDSLAEMIEGEPVMEAESIEDADRDCPDCDGDVLAVGYMPSVTEFVTGYKCQNCDWAETDRD
- a CDS encoding DUF5794 domain-containing protein, whose product is MSSSQHPIALRLEQQVGGPTKLLATVMCLPLIDGIFPALVLAGAVDSIGGILQVGLLVFGGSATVAVILAEMDGTPREQARIVALVGAVVLVVAAIEAALAPTISSVLNLHLFERFAALVIAAVAAKTASARVGEYLPRPAVIVGLGLVASLEPAGAELVLVPDAMLVARAVAAAGVGVGFALLVALLSPMLREQVDIDRFRFGSAVALGLLPLSLLGMPYGNAPLAVLVVTALFAFDPSGDAVAEDGDTDDEMPSVSTTDADSSPDGAVADGAVADGGQDAAPDEDDQPADAPVSTEGRAPWL